From a single Corynebacterium kroppenstedtii DSM 44385 genomic region:
- the rplB gene encoding 50S ribosomal protein L2 has product MAIRKYKPTTPGRRQSSVSGFDELTRSTPEKSLLRPLHKTGGRNVHGHITTRHKGGGHKRQYRLIDFRRNDKDGVPAKVAHIEYDPNRTANIALLHYFDGEKRYIIAPRNLKQGTVVESGANADIKVGNNLPLRNIPTGTTIHAVELKPGGGAKLARSAGSSIQLLGKEGKYAILRMPSTEIRRVDARCRATVGEVGNADQINIRWGKAGRMRWKGVRPTVRGVVMNPVDHPHGGGEGKSSGGRHPVSPWGQPEGRTRKPNRPSDGLIVRRRRSNKNKKR; this is encoded by the coding sequence ATGGCTATTCGTAAATACAAGCCGACTACGCCGGGTCGCCGCCAGAGCTCTGTCTCCGGGTTCGATGAGCTCACTCGCTCTACCCCTGAGAAGTCTCTGCTGCGCCCGCTGCACAAGACCGGTGGCCGCAACGTACACGGCCACATCACCACACGCCACAAGGGCGGTGGACACAAACGCCAGTACCGTCTGATCGACTTCCGTCGTAACGACAAAGACGGTGTGCCAGCCAAGGTCGCTCACATCGAGTACGACCCGAACCGCACGGCCAACATCGCGCTGCTGCACTACTTCGATGGCGAGAAGCGCTACATCATCGCGCCTCGCAACCTGAAGCAGGGCACCGTTGTTGAGTCCGGCGCCAACGCTGACATCAAGGTGGGTAACAACCTGCCGCTGCGCAACATCCCGACCGGTACAACCATCCACGCTGTGGAGCTCAAGCCGGGTGGCGGCGCCAAGCTCGCCCGCTCCGCTGGTTCCTCCATTCAGCTGCTGGGTAAGGAAGGCAAGTACGCCATCCTGCGTATGCCGTCCACCGAAATCCGTCGTGTCGACGCGCGCTGCCGTGCCACCGTCGGTGAGGTCGGAAACGCTGACCAGATCAACATCCGCTGGGGCAAAGCCGGCCGTATGCGCTGGAAGGGCGTCCGCCCGACCGTCCGCGGTGTCGTCATGAACCCCGTCGACCACCCGCACGGTGGTGGCGAGGGCAAGTCCTCCGGTGGACGCCACCCGGTTTCCCCGTGGGGCCAGCCAGAGGGACGTACCCGCAAGCCAAACCGCCCGAGCGATGGCCTGATCGTGCGCCGCCGCCGTAGCAACAAGAACAAGAAGCGCTAA
- the rplW gene encoding 50S ribosomal protein L23: MSDLNNPRDIIIAPVVSEKSYGLMEQGTYTFLVRPDSNKTQIKIAVEKIFGVKVSSVNTLNREGKTKRTRFGYGRRKSTKRAMVTLAAGSDPIDIFGGSAS; the protein is encoded by the coding sequence GTGAGCGACTTAAATAACCCCCGCGACATCATCATCGCACCGGTTGTCTCCGAGAAGTCCTACGGCCTGATGGAGCAAGGCACTTACACCTTCCTCGTCCGCCCGGACTCCAACAAGACACAAATCAAGATCGCCGTGGAAAAGATCTTCGGCGTGAAGGTTTCCAGCGTCAACACCCTCAACCGTGAGGGCAAGACCAAGCGCACCCGCTTCGGCTACGGCCGTCGCAAGTCAACCAAGCGCGCAATGGTGACGCTGGCAGCCGGTAGTGATCCCATCGACATCTTCGGCGGTTCTGCCTCCTAA
- the rplD gene encoding 50S ribosomal protein L4: protein MSNLTLDVHTADGSTNGTVDLPSSVFDVEVSTPLLHQVVTAQLAARRQGTHATKTRGQVRGGGRKPYRQKGTGRARQGSIRAPQFTGGGTVHGPQPRDYDQRTPKKMKAAALRGALSDRARHDRIHVVEDLVPGQTPSTKAARTFIGRLTDRKSVLVVLGREDVNSIKSARNLPNVHILPSDQLNTYDVLNSDDLVFSVEALNAFIERATGAETKEESK from the coding sequence ATGAGCAATCTAACGCTAGATGTCCACACCGCTGACGGATCGACCAACGGCACCGTTGATCTGCCGTCGTCCGTGTTCGACGTCGAGGTCAGCACCCCGCTGCTGCACCAAGTTGTCACCGCACAGTTGGCAGCACGTCGGCAGGGCACCCACGCCACCAAGACCCGCGGCCAGGTCCGCGGTGGTGGCCGCAAGCCTTACCGTCAGAAGGGAACGGGTCGTGCCCGCCAAGGGTCCATCCGTGCGCCCCAGTTCACCGGCGGTGGCACTGTTCACGGTCCGCAGCCGCGTGACTACGATCAGCGCACGCCTAAGAAAATGAAGGCAGCCGCACTGCGCGGCGCTCTGTCCGACCGGGCTCGTCACGACCGCATTCACGTGGTCGAGGACCTCGTCCCAGGACAGACCCCCTCAACGAAAGCCGCTCGTACTTTCATCGGGCGCCTCACAGACCGCAAGTCGGTACTCGTTGTGCTCGGTCGCGAGGACGTCAACTCCATCAAGAGTGCACGTAACCTCCCGAACGTTCACATCCTGCCGAGCGACCAGCTGAACACCTACGACGTCCTCAACTCGGACGACCTCGTGTTCTCTGTCGAGGCCCTCAACGCCTTCATTGAGCGCGCTACCGGCGCCGAGACGAAGGAGGAGAGCAAGTGA
- the rplC gene encoding 50S ribosomal protein L3 — MSENQIKGILGTKLGMTQVFDEDNRVVPVTVVEAGPCVVTQIRTEEKDGYSAIQIAYGDIDPRKVNKPQSGHFAKAGVTPRRYVTEIRMDDVLSDYEVGQDVTVELFGDVKFVDVTGTTRGHGFAGAMKRHGFAGQGAAHGNQAAHRRVGGIGACATPGRVFKGTRMAGRMGNNRVTTQNLKLFKVDADSNLLLIKGAVPGIRGGLVTVKTAVKGGAHA, encoded by the coding sequence ATGAGTGAAAATCAGATCAAGGGCATTCTGGGCACCAAGCTCGGCATGACCCAGGTCTTCGACGAAGACAACCGCGTTGTGCCGGTCACCGTCGTCGAAGCAGGGCCGTGCGTCGTGACCCAGATTCGCACCGAAGAAAAGGATGGCTACAGTGCCATCCAGATCGCCTATGGCGATATTGACCCCCGTAAAGTAAACAAGCCACAAAGCGGCCACTTCGCAAAAGCCGGAGTGACACCACGTCGCTACGTCACCGAAATCCGCATGGATGACGTCCTGTCCGACTACGAAGTCGGACAGGACGTCACCGTCGAGCTTTTCGGCGATGTCAAGTTTGTCGACGTCACCGGCACCACCCGTGGCCACGGCTTCGCCGGCGCAATGAAGCGCCACGGCTTCGCCGGCCAGGGCGCTGCCCACGGTAACCAGGCTGCCCACCGCCGCGTCGGCGGCATCGGCGCCTGCGCCACCCCGGGCCGCGTCTTCAAGGGCACCCGCATGGCTGGCCGCATGGGTAATAACCGCGTCACCACACAGAACCTCAAGCTGTTCAAGGTGGATGCTGACTCGAACCTGCTGCTCATCAAGGGTGCAGTTCCCGGCATCCGTGGTGGCCTCGTTACCGTCAAGACCGCAGTGAAGGGCGGTGCACACGCATGA
- the rpsJ gene encoding 30S ribosomal protein S10, producing the protein MAGQKIRIRLKAYDHEAIDASARKIVETVTRTGATVVGPIPLPTEKNVYCVIRSPHKYKDSREHFEMRTHKRLIDIIDPTPKTVDALMRIDLPASVDVNIQ; encoded by the coding sequence GTGGCGGGACAAAAAATCCGCATTAGGCTCAAGGCCTACGACCACGAGGCAATTGATGCCTCGGCGCGCAAGATCGTGGAGACGGTCACTCGTACCGGCGCAACTGTAGTTGGCCCGATACCGCTGCCGACAGAAAAGAACGTTTACTGTGTTATTCGTTCTCCGCACAAATATAAGGACTCGCGTGAGCACTTCGAGATGCGCACGCACAAGCGCCTGATCGACATCATCGACCCCACCCCGAAGACCGTTGACGCACTTATGCGCATCGACCTTCCGGCAAGCGTCGACGTGAACATTCAGTGA
- a CDS encoding Asp23/Gls24 family envelope stress response protein, with the protein MAQSDNSSALQTEHGQTVVADTVVSKIAGMAAREVSGVHDLGGGTARMVGALRERIPGGRVNVQQGISVEVGDRQAAVDISIVAEYGVAIHELAEAIRKNIIVSVEAMTGLEVTEVNVTVHDVHLDIDDDDEDDDEQEQPRVQ; encoded by the coding sequence GTGGCTCAGAGCGACAACTCCTCCGCCCTCCAGACCGAACACGGTCAGACCGTCGTTGCAGACACTGTTGTCTCCAAGATCGCCGGCATGGCAGCCCGCGAAGTTTCCGGCGTTCACGACCTCGGTGGTGGCACCGCTCGCATGGTCGGCGCACTGCGTGAGCGCATCCCGGGTGGCCGCGTCAACGTCCAGCAGGGTATTTCGGTAGAGGTAGGCGACCGCCAGGCAGCCGTCGACATCTCCATCGTCGCTGAGTACGGTGTTGCCATCCACGAGCTCGCAGAGGCCATCCGCAAGAACATCATCGTTTCCGTCGAAGCCATGACCGGCCTCGAGGTCACCGAAGTCAACGTCACCGTTCACGACGTTCACCTGGACATCGATGACGACGACGAGGACGACGACGAGCAAGAACAGCCCCGCGTCCAGTAG